A genomic window from Prunus persica cultivar Lovell chromosome G2, Prunus_persica_NCBIv2, whole genome shotgun sequence includes:
- the LOC18785775 gene encoding 3-hydroxyisobutyryl-CoA hydrolase 1 isoform X2: MTSVQVDDQVLVQETLFVRTLTLNRPRQLNTLSLEMISRLSELFQAYVDDNNAKLIILKGRGRAFCAGGDLVAMHRHFLEGNLKYGENFAQKILNLTYLIATHSKPQVSIMNGIAMGAGVCISVHGKFRVATENSIFAMPENALGLFPDVGHFLSRLPGFFGEYLGLTGTMLDGAEMLACGLATHFVPSAKLSLLEKALISRAASATSSCDLAFISAIIDEYSLQQPVLNEKSALRKMDVIDKCFSRPTVEDILSALEKEVTTTDANRAGDEWLASTIRSLKKASPMSLKICLRSIREGRVQAMDECLVREYRIACHVMRGQISKDFREGCRAILWDKDKKPKWKPSSLDLITEHMVDHCFSRLDGDEELKLPQRCNLKVFANAKL; the protein is encoded by the exons ATGACTTCTGTCCAAGTTGATGACCAGGTTCTGGTACAAGAGACTTTGTTCGTGAGGACATTGACTCTGAATAGGCCTCGCCAGCTGAACACCCTTTCCCTTGAAATGATCTCTCGTCTGTCAGAACTTTTCCAGGCCTATGTGGACGACAACAATGCCAAGTTGATCATTCTCAAGGGTAGAGGAAGAGCATTTTGTGCTGGCGGCGATCTAGTCGCCATGCATCGTCACTTTCTTGAAGGAAATCTGAAATATGGTGAAAATTTTGCTCAGAAGATCCTCAACTTAACCTATTTGATAGCAACACACAGTAAACCCCAG GTTTCAATTATGAATGGGATTGCAATGGGAGCTGGGGTTTGTATTTCAGTACACGGAAAATTCCGTGTAGCAACAGAGAATTCCATCTTTGCAATGCCAGAAAATGCTCTGGGATTGTTTCCTGATGTCGGTCATTTCTTGTCAAGACTTCCTGGATTTTTTGGAGAGTATTTGGGTCTTACAGGTACAATGTTGGATGGTGCTGAAATGCTGGCTTGTGGTCTGGCAACTCACTTTGTTCCCTCAGCCAAATTGTCTCTGTTGGAAAAAGCACTAATTTCCAGAGCAGCTTCAGCTACATCAAGCTGTGATCTTGCTTTTATTTCAGCAATTATAGACGAATACTCCTTGCAGCAACCGGTTCTGAACGAGAAAAGTGCTTTACGCAAAATGGATGTCATTGACAAGTGCTTTTCCAGACCAACAGTTGAAGATATCTTAAGTGCCCTTGAGAAGGAGGTTACTACAACAGATGCAAATAGGGCAGGTGATGAATGGCTAGCTTCAACGATTCGATCGCTGAAGAAGGCGTCGCCGATGAGCTTGAAGATTTGTTTGAGATCCATTAGAGAAGGAAGGGTGCAGGCAATGGATGAATGTCTTGTCCGCGAGTACAGAATAGCTTGCCATGTTATGAGAGGGCAAATAAGCAAGGACTTCAGAGAAGGTTGCAGAGCTATCTTGTGGGACAAGGACAAGAAACCAAAGTGGAAGCCTTCGAGTTTGGATCTCATCACTGAGCATATGGTTGACCACTGCTTCTCAAGGTTGGATGGTGATGAAGAATTAAAGCTCCCTCAAAGATGCAACTTGAAAGTATTTGCCAATGCCAAGCTTTGA
- the LOC18787642 gene encoding E3 ubiquitin-protein ligase RFWD3, producing MSISEPSDSVVAMLIDGEEEQEEQQQTDGRTPMPERQEILPSQSSNKRDEGEEGTRKRVFSVSNSEGFFCPICMESWSSQGDHQVSCLPCGHVYGMSCISKWIQQCGGTSAKCPQCNTKYKLKDIIKLYASPVVVLDESLQKKVKSLDAEVVSLKTERASLLDIQDDLFSVQQNLIKELSNLREKPCCGDDAPLGETGMEPFSFTSAKGNQGQGAQWDHYFAHNFGRQGILHWKFQLQHELAVDGARLFDMDASYQILVLARRISGMGGTHMLKKVNLINPLENEDIQLPPGTKAIKDLRISPCGRLTLLASLGKKLSILSMGSNNFAMNYDLPGQAWSCSWDLNSPHHIYAGLQNGMLLMFDMRHSQTPLHSFVGPTPRPIHTIHSLRQNRAFSHRTQKLLTASSSGPCVWNIGSPSERPFLVPGSEDQGACVSVAYSPSTDDIVASYRPKTETSSETGGSQVLIKRVAGCFYHKIGSVPVHLSDFHLTKSAMVDIPNCYPLFAYGDEVTRGLKLRELPSLKMSQNFEPHQHPILDVKYARSQGKGLLGCVSEDKLQLFSGEV from the exons ATGTCGATTTCTGAGCCTTCAGATAGTGTCGTGGCAATGCTCATCGAtggtgaagaagaacaagaagaacaacaGCAAACCGATGGTCGAACTCCAATGCCTGAGCGCCAAGAAATCCTGCCTTCTCAGTCTTCGAATAAGAGGGACGAAGGGGAAGAAGGTACAAGGAAGAGGGTTTTCAGTGTGAGCAATTCGGAGGGGTTCTTTTGCCCTATTTGTATGGAGTCGTGGTCGTCCCAAGGCGATCATCAAGTCAG CTGTCTTCCTTGTGGTCATGTATATGGCATGTCTTGCATTAGTAAATGGATTCAGCAGTGTGGTGGAACGTCTGCAAAG tGTCCACAATGCAATACAAAGTACAAGTTGAAGGACATAATAAAGCTTTATGCATCACCAGTAGTTGTGCTTGATGAAAGTCTACAAAAG AAAGTTAAATCACTTGATGCTGAAGTCGTGTCTCTCAAGACTGAA AGAGCTTCTTTACTTGATATACAAGATGATTTGTTCAGTGTACAACAAAATTTAATCAAGGAATTATCCAACCTCAGGGAG AAGCCTTGCTGTGGAGATGATGCACCTTTAGGAGAGACAGGGATGGAGCCCTTTAGTTTTACGTCTGCTAAGGGTAATCAGGGACAGGGAGCACAATGGG ATCACTACTTTGCCCATAATTTTGGCAGGCAGGGAATTCTTCActggaaatttcaattacag CATGAGTTGGCAGTAGATGGTGCAAGGCTTTTTGATATGGATGCTTCTTATCAAATTTTGGTCCTTGCTCGAAGGATATCAGGAATGGGTGGCACACACATGCTGAAGAAA GTCAACTTGATCAATCCTTTAGAAAATGAAGATATACAGCTTCCTCCAGGTACAAAAGCCATTAAGGACCTACGTATATCCCCATGTGGTAGACTCACCCTTTTAGCTTCATTGGGAAAGAAATTATCAATTCTTAG CATGGGAAGCAACAATTTTGCCATGAATTATGACTTACCG GGCCAAGCATGGTCGTGCTCATGGGATCTCAACAGTCCACATCATATATATGCTGGTTTACAG AATGGTATGCTTTTAATGTTTGATATGCGTCATAGCCAGACTCCTCTGCACTCTTTCGTTGGGCCGACCCCCCGGCCAATTCATACTATACACTCCCTTCGGCAAAACCGTGCTTTCAGTCACAGAACTCAGAAATTGCTTACTGCTTCTTCCAGTGGCCCTTGCGTGTGGAACATTGGTAGTCCTAGTGAAAG GCCCTTTCTGGTCCCTGGATCAGAGGATCAAGGTGCTTGTGTATCAGTAGCTTACAGTCCCTCAACTGATGACATTGTTGCTTCATATCGTCCTAAAACCGAGACATCCAGTGAGACGGGGGGTTCTCAAGTTCTTATCAAGAGGGTAGCTGGTTGCTTTTATCATAAGATTGGATCTGTGCCAGTTCATTTAAGTGACTTTCATCTGACAAAGTCTGCCATGGTAGACATACCGAACTGCTACCCATTGTTTGCGTATGGTGACGAAGTGACCCGTGGACTGAAGCTGCGGGAATTGCCAAGTCTAAAAATGAGCCAGAATTTTGAACCTCATCAACATCCTATCCTTGATGTGAAGTATGCACGTTCTCAGGGAAAAGGTTTACTTGGTTGCGTGAGTGAAGACAAGTTGCAACTTTTTTCAGGAGAGGTCTGA
- the LOC18785503 gene encoding uncharacterized protein LOC18785503: protein MEVNTGNSCYNEKQYLVHSKSTNEEKRPAEKESSTPVFVNYAAIAWHESRKKWVGDQRMQRMAKDPIISWSTAYEDLLSTHDSFPEPIPLTEMVDFLVDIWHDEGLFD, encoded by the exons ATGGAGGTGAATACTGGAAATTCCTGTTACAATGAAAAGCAATATTTAGTTCATTCCAAATCTaccaatgaagaaaaaaggcCTGCTGAAAAAGAATCGAGCACTCCTGTATTTGTTAATTATG CTGCAATTGCTTGGCATGAGAGTAGAAAAAAGTGGGTTGGTGATCAGCGGATGCAAAGAATGGCAAAGGATCCAATCATAAG CTGGTCAACAGCATATGAAGATCTGCTTTCGACGCATGACTCTTTTCCTGAGCCAATCCCCTTAACt GAAATGGTAGACTTTTTAGTTGATATATGGCATGATGAAGGCCTCTTCGATTAG
- the LOC18785210 gene encoding vacuolar protein sorting-associated protein 24 homolog 1 — MHTLGLDLKSQAREHYCCSVFFIFLRIRKRENEGNKINELKKMNKVKSLLKPKPNPSEQLRDWQRRLRQECRNLERQIRDIQKEEKAVHKSIREAAKRNDMGTAKALAKEILMSRKAVNRLHENKAQLNSISMHLGESVALARTVGHLSKSAEVMKLVNNLMKAPEMAATMQEFTKEITKAGVIEEFVNDAVDSALDSEDIEEETEEEVEKVLSEIAGETAAQLPEAVRKERTKVAAQGASASQDEEAIAEGADDEEELEELRARLAQVRS, encoded by the exons ATGCACACGCTTGGATTGGATCTTAAATCACAAGCGAGAGAGCATTATTGCTGTTCAGTATTCTTCATTTTCCTGAGAattagaaagagagaaaacgaAGGGAACAAAATTAACGAactaaaaaagatgaacaaaGTCAAGAGCTTGTTAAAACCGAAACCCAACCCATCAGAGCAGCTGAGAGATTGGCAGAGACGACTTCGCCAAGAGTGCCGCAACCTCGAGCGCCAAATCAGAG ATATtcagaaagaagagaaggctGTTCATAAATCCATTAGAGAGGCTGCCAAGAGAAATGACATGGGCACAGCCAAG GCACTTGCAAAGGAAATTTTGATGTCGAGGAAAGCTGTAAATCGCCTTCATGAAAATAAGGCCCAACTGAATTCAATATCAATGCACCTCGGAGAAAGTGTTG CACTTGCCCGTACTGTTGGTCATCTGTCAAAGAGTGCAGAGGTCATGAAACTTGTCAATAACCTCATGAAAGCTCCGGAAATGGCTGCCACAATGCAAGAATTTACCAAAGAAATAACCAAG GCTGGGGTGATTGAAGAATTTGTAAATGATGCTGTTGATTCGGCATTAGATTCGGAAGATATAGAAGAGGAAACCgaagaagaagttgaaaaGGTCCTGAGTGAAATAGCTGGTGAGACAGCTGCACAGCTTCCAGAAGCGGTCAGAAAGGAGAGGACAAAGGTAGCTGCCCAGGGAGCTAGTGCTTCACAAGAC GAAGAAGCTATAGCAGAGGGTGCCGATGATGAGGAAGAGTTAGAAGAATTGAGGGCACGGCTTGCTCAAGTGAGATCGTAA
- the LOC18784909 gene encoding serine carboxypeptidase-like: MKRPMSLPVPFLLLLLSTVASAKLTNPLGLARSSFPSVHAQELIRAFNLFPKEDINIIDGPDSSIFHDSPRLVEKRFNLPNLVGSGVSVEDLGHHAGYFKIEHSHAARMFYLFFESRTNKKDPVVIWLTGGPGCSSELAVFYENGPFNIANNLSLVWNEYGWDKASNLLYVDQPIGTGFSYSTDRRDIRHSEDGISNDLYDFLQAFFAEHPELAKNDFYITGESYAGHYIPAFAARVHRGNKAKEGVHINLKGFAIGNGLTEPAIQYKAYTDFALDNGIITKTDHDRINKVLPVCEMAIKLCGTDGTVSCMASYFVCNTIFSSILARAGNLNYYDIRKKCEGSFCYDFSNMEKFLNQKPVREALGVGDLSFVSCSPTVYQAMLVDWMRNLEVGIPTLLEDGIQLLVYAGEYDLICNWLGNSRWVHAMEWSGQKEFVSSPEVPFVVDDSEAGVLKNYGPLSFLKVHDSGHMVPMDQPKAALEMLRRWTRGTLSEAAAEPEKMFAQM; the protein is encoded by the exons ATGAAACGACCGATGTCTCTTCCTgttccctttcttcttcttcttctctctacAGTCGCTTCTGCGAAGCTCACGAACCCTCTGGGCCTCGCCAGGTCCAGCTTCCCGTCCGTACACGCGCAGGAGCTCATCAGAGCCTTCAATCTCTTCCCCAAGGAAGATATCAACATCATCGACGGCCCTGATTCCTCGATCTTCCACGATTCGCCGAGGCTCGTCGAGAAGCGCTTCAATCTCCCCAACCTCGTCGGCTCCGGAGTCTCCGTCGAGGACCTCGGCCACCATGCCGGCTACTTTAAGATCGAGCATTCTCATGCCGCAAG GATGTTCTACCTTTTCTTCGAGTCTCGCACAAACAAGAAGGACCCTGTTGTTATATGGTTGACTGGAGGCCCAGGGTGCAGCAGTGAATTGGCTGTATTTTATGAAAATGGTCCTTTCAATATCGCAAATAACTTGTCCCTGGTGTGGAACGAGTATGGTTGGGATAAG GCATCTAACCTTCTGTATGTTGACCAACCTATTGGGACTGGCTTTAGTTATAGTACTGACAGACGCGATATTCGACACTCAGAAGATGGCATTAGTAATGACCTTTATGACTTCTTACAG GCCTTCTTTGCTGAGCACCCTGAGTTGGCAAAGAATGACTTTTACATAACTGGAGAATCATATGCTGGACACTACATTCCAGCTTTTGCTGCTCGTGTCCACCGAGGAAACAAAGCTAAAGAAGGAGTTCATATAAATCTAAAG GGATTTGCCATTGGAAATGGGCTCACTGAACCTGCTATCCAGTATAAGGCTTACACAGATTTTGCATTGGACAATGGAATAATCACGAAAACTGACCATGATCGTATTAACAAAGTGCTTCCAGTTTGTGAAATGGCTATTAAGCTTTGTG GCACTGATGGTACGGTCTCTTGCATGGCTTCATATTTTGTTTGCAATACCATATTCAGTAGCATCCTTGCGCGGGCTGGAAACTTAAAT TACTATGACATCAGAAAGAAGTGTGAGGGGAGCTTCTGCTATGATTTCTCAAACATGGAGAAATTCTTGAACCAGAAACCTGTTAGAGAGGCACTCGGAGTTGGGGACCTAAGTTTTGTTTCATGTAGCCCTACGGTGTATCAAGCCATGCTGGTGGACTGGATGAGGAACCTCGAAGTGGGCATTCCTACTCTTCTTGAGGATGGAATCCAGCTGCTTGTGTATGCCGGAGAATATGATCTAATCTGCAACTGGCTTG GTAACTCAAGATGGGTCCATGCCATGGAATGGTCTGGTCAGAAAGAGTTTGTGTCTTCTCCAGAAGttccttttgttgttgatgattCAGAAGCAGGCGTTCTTAAGAACTATGGACCTCTTAGTTTCCTGAag GTCCATGATTCGGGTCACATGGTTCCGATGGACCAGCCCAAGGCTGCATTGGAGATGCTGAGGAGGTGGACTCGGGGCACACTTTCTGAAGCTGCGGCGGAACCAGAAAAAATGTTTGCTCAGATGTGA
- the LOC18787195 gene encoding uncharacterized protein LOC18787195 isoform X2, whose product MAAAPALAFSLNNSPNSRLLLAPSVWVNSLVVPRISTVSSSSSSAKKTHHSKLKHSPKASSEGVPSELIEDSKFVPLNADDLIYGPPALLFMGFEVEEAGKIQQFLKELDAEFLKVIYCTEDMITRSLWEAMNTSQPNLEALKIVKGLPRICFLSGLSGEEMMAFIDSFPEAGTLKFLYRSNATLCWSHFLSHSFHD is encoded by the exons ATGGCAGCTGCTCCTGCTCTTGCTTTCTCTCTAAATAATTCGCCGAATTCTCGTCTGCTTTTAGCCCCTTCAGTTTGGGTAAATTCTTTGGTGGTTCCAAGGATTTCAACAgtttcttcgtcttcttcatcAGCAAAGAAAACCCATCACTCGAAGCTCAAACACTCCCCAAAAGCTTCTTCTGAAG GAGTTCCTAGTGAGTTGATTGAAGATTCAAAATTCGTTCCTCTAAATGCTGATGATCTAATATATGGTCCACCT GCTTTATTATTTATGGGCTTTGAAGTGGAAGAAGCTGGGAAG ATACAACAGTTTCTGAAAGAGTTGGATGCTGAATTCCTCAAG GTTATTTATTGTACTGAAGACATGATTACTCGTTCACTCTGGGAAGCAATGAATACAAGCCAACCCAATTTGGAAGCATTGAAG ATTGTCAAGGGACTGCCACGAATCTGTTTCTTATCTGGTCTTAGTGGGGAGGAGATGATGGCGTTCATTGATTCTTTCCCAGAAGCGGGTACCTTAAAGTTTCTCTATCGATCAAATGCCACTCTCTGTTGGTCTCATTTTTTAAGCCACTCATTTCAT GACTAG
- the LOC18787195 gene encoding uncharacterized protein LOC18787195 isoform X1, which translates to MAAAPALAFSLNNSPNSRLLLAPSVWVNSLVVPRISTVSSSSSSAKKTHHSKLKHSPKASSEGVPSELIEDSKFVPLNADDLIYGPPALLFMGFEVEEAGKIQQFLKELDAEFLKVIYCTEDMITRSLWEAMNTSQPNLEALKIVKGLPRICFLSGLSGEEMMAFIDSFPEAGLGLPVFAALVPNSADKLLEELIEEIMEDHEMLTAKEKEKA; encoded by the exons ATGGCAGCTGCTCCTGCTCTTGCTTTCTCTCTAAATAATTCGCCGAATTCTCGTCTGCTTTTAGCCCCTTCAGTTTGGGTAAATTCTTTGGTGGTTCCAAGGATTTCAACAgtttcttcgtcttcttcatcAGCAAAGAAAACCCATCACTCGAAGCTCAAACACTCCCCAAAAGCTTCTTCTGAAG GAGTTCCTAGTGAGTTGATTGAAGATTCAAAATTCGTTCCTCTAAATGCTGATGATCTAATATATGGTCCACCT GCTTTATTATTTATGGGCTTTGAAGTGGAAGAAGCTGGGAAG ATACAACAGTTTCTGAAAGAGTTGGATGCTGAATTCCTCAAG GTTATTTATTGTACTGAAGACATGATTACTCGTTCACTCTGGGAAGCAATGAATACAAGCCAACCCAATTTGGAAGCATTGAAG ATTGTCAAGGGACTGCCACGAATCTGTTTCTTATCTGGTCTTAGTGGGGAGGAGATGATGGCGTTCATTGATTCTTTCCCAGAAGCGG GACTAGGGCTGCCTGTTTTTGCAGCCCTTGTTCCCAACAGTGCTGATAAACTGCTGGAGGAGTTGATAGAAGAAATTATGGAGGACCATGAAATGCTT ACtgcaaaggaaaaggaaaaggcatAG
- the LOC18786960 gene encoding U11/U12 small nuclear ribonucleoprotein 31 kDa protein, whose amino-acid sequence MVEKKKKKNSSDEDEDETFYYRYTSAPETRKPATKQSGSGSGTLAPSKSTLYVSNLDYSLTNSDLHTLFSHFGKIARVTVLKNRETRQSRGVAFVQFVSRTDAVSAAGEMHGKILNGRKLSASIASDNGRAAEFIKKREYKDKSRCYECGEEGHLSYECPKNQLGPRERPPPKRVRRGGGGGGGSAAARVEEAEGDSGGERFEDDNWASVVDSGADQRLLVGEEMEEKKRKKGVKKSSYFSDESE is encoded by the coding sequence AtggtggaaaagaagaagaagaagaacagcAGCGACGAAGACGAGGACGAAACCTTCTATTACCGATACACCTCAGCCCCGGAGACTCGAAAACCCGCAACCAAGCAGAGCGGGTCGGGCTCAGGAACCCTAGCTCCATCAAAATCCACCCTTTACGTCTCAAACCTCGACTATTCTCTCACCAACTCGGACCTCCACACCCTCTTCTCCCACTTCGGCAAGATCGCCCGAGTCACGGTCCTCAAAAACCGCGAGACCCGCCAGAGCCGCGGCGTCGCCTTCGTCCAGTTCGTCTCGCGCACCGACGCGGTCTCGGCGGCGGGTGAGATGCACGGGAAGATTCTCAACGGCCGGAAGCTCTCCGCCTCCATCGCCTCCGACAACGGCCGAGCCGCTGAGTTCATTAAGAAGAGGGAGTACAAGGACAAGAGCCGGTGCTACGAGTGCGGTGAAGAAGGGCATTTGTCGTACGAGTGTCCGAAGAACCAGCTGGGACCCAGGGAGCGGCCGCCGCCGAAGCGAGTAAGGAGAGGTGGCGGCGGTGGTGGTGGaagtgcggcggcgcgtgtgGAAGAGGCCGAGGGGGACAGTGGAGGTGAGAGGTTTGAGGATGATAATTGGGCGTCGGTGGTGGATAGTGGAGCCGACCAGAGGTTGCTGGTGGGGGAGGAgatggaggagaagaagaggaagaagggtGTGAAGAAATCTAGTTACTTTAGTGATGAGAGtgaatga